The following are encoded together in the Corynebacterium jeikeium genome:
- a CDS encoding iron ABC transporter permease: MNRRLNRKRILRRGVSQPGTAAPRRDTAAPQSDTAAPQGDTAAPREVAIAPRRTNAGAPRVIAVYAALLALLAFAIVLGLSVGAVMKPPAETIHDLFTGGKLIWRYRMPRVLVGILAGAAMAVSGALLQLALRNPLAAPDTVGVTAGGGLAAVAALLSVGSLPAQALTPVAFIGALVGAGLVLVLAGRGATDPVRLTLTGVAVSVGLGALTQLLLVKAAPEAGAAMTWLKGSLYARTLADAQVVGPVVLVVIVVAIVLSRHLDMLNLDSSAMAGVGVSERTWRTVAVLFAILLGAAAVAAAGVLGFAGLIVPHAARLLVGGAARRVLPVSALAGAGLVVFCDALGRWAFAPTEIPVGALISVVGAPYFIYLLLRMSRTPAGAPAVPTTDERSSR, encoded by the coding sequence ATGAACCGCAGGCTGAATCGCAAACGAATCCTCCGGAGGGGCGTTTCCCAGCCGGGAACTGCAGCGCCGAGGCGTGACACTGCAGCGCCGCAGAGTGACACTGCGGCGCCGCAGGGTGATACTGCGGCGCCGCGGGAAGTTGCTATAGCGCCACGGCGTACTAATGCCGGCGCGCCCCGCGTTATAGCCGTGTATGCAGCGCTGCTGGCTTTGCTGGCGTTCGCGATCGTCCTGGGATTAAGCGTCGGCGCCGTCATGAAGCCCCCGGCAGAGACGATCCACGACCTCTTCACCGGTGGGAAACTCATATGGCGCTACCGGATGCCCCGTGTGCTCGTGGGAATCCTCGCTGGTGCAGCGATGGCGGTCTCCGGCGCGTTGCTGCAGCTAGCCCTGCGTAATCCGCTGGCAGCTCCGGACACTGTGGGTGTCACCGCAGGAGGGGGCTTGGCTGCCGTGGCAGCTCTGTTGAGTGTCGGTTCCTTGCCTGCGCAGGCACTGACTCCCGTGGCTTTTATCGGTGCACTGGTGGGTGCAGGCCTGGTGCTGGTGCTCGCGGGCCGAGGAGCAACGGATCCGGTGCGGCTTACCCTCACTGGCGTAGCGGTCTCTGTGGGTCTGGGCGCGCTGACTCAACTGTTGTTGGTCAAGGCTGCTCCGGAAGCGGGCGCGGCGATGACCTGGCTTAAGGGGTCGCTTTACGCCCGCACTCTCGCGGATGCGCAAGTAGTGGGGCCAGTGGTGTTGGTAGTCATCGTGGTAGCCATCGTGCTCTCGAGGCACCTGGACATGCTGAACCTGGACTCTTCTGCCATGGCGGGAGTAGGTGTCAGTGAGCGAACGTGGCGCACCGTGGCGGTGCTGTTCGCGATCCTGTTGGGAGCTGCCGCTGTGGCTGCGGCGGGGGTGTTGGGATTCGCAGGACTAATCGTGCCGCATGCTGCTCGACTGCTGGTTGGTGGTGCTGCCAGGCGAGTGTTGCCAGTGTCTGCGCTGGCTGGCGCGGGGTTGGTCGTTTTCTGTGACGCCCTTGGCCGCTGGGCATTTGCACCCACCGAAATCCCTGTGGGTGCGTTGATCTCCGTTGTCGGCGCCCCGTACTTCATTTATCTTCTGCTGCGTATGTCTCGCACCCCTGCGGGA
- a CDS encoding FecCD family ABC transporter permease — MSSVEVPTNAPELAGEMRSVMRDRLLAATVIGMALGAAGVLLRTATGNPLADPEITGVNSGAAFGAVLCTTITGSVSGAAVLPGALCGAALGAAITVGIGMRVTVGDPTGAQSVQRMILLGIAVSALFSACTAIILVIDEAQLSTVLSWLSGRLGGVRFPDVVPCIIAVAVVLPFTIAAGRGLDTLFAGDALSSSVGANPHRLRILAVVGAVLLIAPAVAAAGPIGFLGLMAAVVSYRVAGPRHRLSLVIAPVVGAVVLLVADSVAQALWAPAETPVGVVTAIAGVPLLLWGINRLRPGGGR, encoded by the coding sequence ATGAGCAGCGTGGAGGTGCCGACTAACGCGCCAGAACTCGCGGGGGAGATGCGCTCCGTCATGCGCGACCGGCTCTTGGCAGCGACGGTGATCGGCATGGCTTTGGGCGCGGCAGGCGTGCTGCTTCGCACGGCTACAGGCAACCCGCTGGCGGATCCGGAAATCACCGGCGTGAATTCCGGTGCGGCTTTCGGCGCTGTGCTGTGCACGACGATCACGGGATCTGTGTCGGGCGCAGCTGTGTTGCCGGGGGCGTTGTGTGGTGCAGCGCTTGGAGCTGCGATCACGGTAGGTATCGGGATGCGTGTGACGGTGGGGGATCCGACTGGTGCTCAGTCGGTGCAGCGGATGATTTTGCTCGGCATAGCCGTTTCTGCATTGTTCTCGGCGTGTACCGCGATCATTTTGGTCATCGATGAGGCTCAGCTTTCGACCGTGCTGTCGTGGCTTTCGGGCCGCTTGGGTGGGGTTCGTTTCCCGGATGTAGTGCCCTGCATTATTGCTGTGGCGGTGGTTCTGCCGTTTACTATTGCTGCTGGTCGGGGGCTGGATACGCTTTTTGCTGGTGACGCCCTCTCGTCTTCCGTCGGCGCGAACCCCCACCGTCTGCGCATTTTGGCAGTGGTGGGCGCAGTGCTGTTGATCGCGCCGGCAGTTGCGGCTGCTGGACCCATTGGTTTCCTTGGCTTGATGGCGGCGGTCGTCTCGTATCGGGTGGCAGGCCCGCGTCACCGATTGAGCTTAGTGATCGCCCCAGTGGTGGGCGCGGTGGTTCTGCTGGTGGCGGATTCCGTTGCGCAGGCTCTGTGGGCGCCGGCGGAGACTCCAGTGGGCGTGGTTACTGCCATTGCAGGCGTGCCTTTGCTGCTGTGGGGTATTAATCGGCTGCGACCAGGAGGTGGGCGCTGA
- a CDS encoding ABC transporter substrate-binding protein, producing MMNSRNSQRGSLRRALALLVATILGATALVACGAGDGNNGGGGKDGEPRVVALDWRYEEILEALGVKPVGIVEIGKSAGPKTLEGKLEGIESVGQAKQPNLEVIQSLEPDLILASPTRQESIMPQLEEIAGTKSYSDSSYTDVLDSMDDIAKKLGKEDKAKEVRKRIEDKVEEAKKLVKPNTRAALVGWSKGTLYTWIKDSFAGSLLSDAGYVYGYDGSRTAIESKTDVAEMTGDKLPSMKLDRMYLYNDIEGFKSSPYKGVVKDIVDVEQDTWSRSRGPLAAEAMLDQIIETENARK from the coding sequence ATGATGAATTCTCGAAACTCTCAGCGCGGCTCTTTACGTCGCGCCCTGGCTCTCCTCGTCGCGACGATTCTCGGAGCCACGGCCCTTGTTGCCTGTGGCGCCGGTGACGGTAACAACGGTGGAGGCGGTAAAGACGGCGAGCCAAGGGTGGTCGCGTTGGACTGGCGATATGAGGAAATCCTCGAGGCGCTGGGCGTAAAGCCTGTCGGCATTGTAGAGATCGGCAAGTCCGCCGGGCCGAAGACTCTGGAGGGCAAGCTCGAGGGCATCGAATCGGTTGGACAGGCAAAGCAGCCGAACCTGGAGGTCATTCAGTCTCTTGAGCCCGATCTGATCCTCGCTAGCCCAACGCGGCAGGAATCGATCATGCCGCAGCTGGAGGAAATTGCAGGGACGAAGTCCTACAGCGACTCCAGCTACACCGACGTCCTTGACTCCATGGATGACATCGCAAAGAAGCTGGGCAAGGAAGATAAAGCTAAGGAAGTGCGCAAGCGTATCGAAGACAAGGTCGAAGAGGCAAAGAAGCTCGTCAAGCCGAACACTCGTGCAGCGCTGGTCGGATGGTCGAAGGGCACTCTCTACACCTGGATCAAGGATTCCTTTGCAGGCTCTCTTCTTTCTGACGCCGGCTACGTCTACGGCTACGACGGTTCCCGTACCGCTATCGAGTCCAAGACTGACGTTGCCGAAATGACGGGTGATAAGCTCCCCTCAATGAAGCTGGATCGGATGTACTTGTACAACGACATCGAGGGCTTTAAGTCCAGCCCATATAAGGGTGTGGTGAAGGATATCGTGGACGTGGAGCAGGACACCTGGTCCCGTTCTCGTGGCCCGCTGGCCGCAGAGGCAATGCTGGATCAGATCATTGAAACGGAGAACGCTCGTAAGTAG
- a CDS encoding cation diffusion facilitator family transporter: MNDPASVAQQQPQDRGGADVRRHGSARSSESAPAAGGAPASTAGSAPAPAGVSEGGHAHSHESGHAQSHDSGHGHSHGHSHSHAPTDAPLRALLIVLGVTGTVFFAELIGGLITGSVALLADAMHMLSDAAGLIIAVVAIFIGRRAATAQATFGYRRVEVLAALVNAVTVLGISAWIVVEAFQRLSEPVEIMAGPMMIVAVIGLLANIISAWILNRQREHSVNVQGAFLHVLADMLGSVAVLVAGGVIILTGWQYADVIASLVIAALVLPRAWQLMMQALRILLEQAPPGYRPAEVDALLRQVDGVLDVHDLHLWSLDGTSALASVHLVVPEGRDPAAVLCAAQAALQERGIAHATIQVERASHADHEGPQNVC, translated from the coding sequence ATGAACGACCCCGCAAGCGTAGCTCAGCAACAACCACAGGACCGTGGTGGTGCCGACGTGCGCCGCCACGGTTCTGCGCGTTCCAGCGAGTCCGCGCCTGCGGCTGGCGGCGCGCCCGCGTCGACCGCTGGCAGCGCGCCCGCGCCCGCCGGCGTATCTGAGGGGGGCCATGCACATTCGCACGAATCCGGCCATGCACAGTCCCACGACTCTGGCCACGGGCATTCGCACGGGCATTCGCACTCCCACGCGCCGACGGATGCTCCGCTGCGCGCGCTGCTCATCGTGCTGGGCGTCACTGGCACAGTTTTCTTTGCAGAGCTGATCGGCGGTCTGATCACCGGCTCCGTCGCGTTGCTCGCCGATGCGATGCACATGCTTTCGGACGCCGCCGGCCTAATCATTGCGGTCGTCGCCATTTTCATCGGTCGCAGGGCCGCAACTGCGCAGGCGACCTTCGGCTATCGGCGGGTGGAGGTGCTCGCTGCGCTCGTCAATGCGGTCACCGTGTTGGGAATCTCCGCTTGGATCGTGGTCGAGGCGTTCCAGCGCCTCAGCGAGCCGGTGGAGATTATGGCCGGCCCGATGATGATCGTCGCGGTGATCGGCCTGCTAGCCAACATCATTTCCGCGTGGATCTTGAACCGCCAGCGGGAGCATTCCGTCAATGTCCAGGGTGCATTCCTGCACGTGCTGGCGGATATGTTGGGTTCCGTCGCGGTGCTAGTGGCGGGTGGCGTGATCATTCTGACCGGCTGGCAGTATGCGGATGTTATCGCCTCGCTGGTGATTGCCGCACTGGTGTTGCCGCGCGCCTGGCAGCTGATGATGCAGGCCTTGCGCATTCTGCTCGAGCAGGCGCCTCCGGGCTACCGGCCCGCTGAGGTTGATGCTTTGCTGCGGCAGGTCGACGGCGTGCTGGACGTGCATGATCTCCACCTGTGGTCGCTGGATGGCACGAGCGCGTTGGCTTCCGTGCACTTGGTGGTTCCGGAAGGGCGCGATCCGGCCGCGGTGCTGTGTGCTGCACAGGCCGCGCTGCAGGAGCGGGGGATCGCGCACGCCACCATTCAGGTGGAGCGCGCCAGCCACGCCGACCACGAGGGTCCGCAGAACGTCTGCTAG
- the ilvC gene encoding ketol-acid reductoisomerase: MAIDVFYDDDADLSIIQGRKVAIIGYGSQGHAHAQNLRESGVEVVIGLREGSKSRAKAEEAGFTVKTNAEAAKWADVIMLLAPDTSQAKIFTEDIEPNLNDGDALFFGHGLNIHFKLIEPADNIIIGMVAPKGPGHLVRRQFVDGKGVPCLIAVEQDPKNNGRDLALSYAAAIGGARAGVIPTTFEAETVTDLFGEQAVLCGGTEELIKTGFEVLVEAGYEPEMAYFECLHEMKLIVDLMFEGGIANMNYSVSDTAEFGGYLSGPRVIDADTKKRMKDILTDIQDGTFTKRLVANVEGGNKELEELRASYNDHQIEKTGAKLRDLMSWVKVDARAETA; the protein is encoded by the coding sequence ATGGCAATTGATGTTTTTTACGACGACGACGCTGATCTGTCGATCATCCAGGGTCGCAAGGTAGCCATCATCGGCTACGGCTCCCAGGGGCACGCACATGCCCAGAACCTGCGCGAGTCTGGCGTGGAGGTCGTTATCGGCCTGCGCGAGGGCTCCAAGTCCCGCGCCAAGGCTGAGGAAGCTGGCTTCACTGTGAAGACCAATGCGGAGGCTGCGAAGTGGGCAGACGTGATCATGCTGCTGGCTCCGGACACCTCCCAGGCGAAGATCTTCACTGAGGATATCGAGCCGAACCTGAACGACGGCGACGCGCTGTTCTTCGGCCATGGCCTGAACATCCACTTCAAGCTGATCGAGCCGGCCGACAACATCATCATCGGCATGGTTGCCCCGAAGGGGCCGGGCCACCTGGTTCGCCGTCAGTTCGTCGACGGCAAGGGTGTTCCGTGCCTGATCGCCGTTGAGCAGGATCCGAAGAACAACGGCCGCGACCTGGCGCTGTCCTACGCAGCTGCCATCGGTGGTGCACGCGCCGGCGTGATCCCGACGACCTTCGAGGCGGAGACTGTTACCGACCTGTTCGGCGAGCAGGCTGTTCTGTGTGGTGGCACCGAGGAGCTGATCAAGACAGGCTTCGAGGTTTTGGTGGAGGCTGGCTACGAGCCGGAGATGGCTTACTTCGAGTGCCTGCACGAGATGAAGCTGATCGTGGACCTGATGTTCGAGGGCGGCATTGCCAACATGAACTACTCCGTGTCTGACACGGCTGAGTTTGGTGGCTACCTGTCCGGCCCGCGCGTCATTGACGCGGACACCAAGAAGCGCATGAAGGACATTCTGACCGACATTCAGGACGGCACCTTCACCAAGCGTCTGGTTGCCAACGTTGAGGGTGGCAACAAGGAGCTGGAGGAGCTGCGTGCTTCCTACAACGATCACCAGATCGAGAAAACCGGCGCTAAGCTGCGCGACCTGATGAGCTGGGTCAAGGTCGACGCTCGCGCCGAGACCGCCTAA
- the ilvN gene encoding acetolactate synthase small subunit produces the protein MSTNKVQVHTLSVLCEDVDGIISRISGMFTRRAFSIISISSGRTEVEGINRITIIVEGEDHVVEQITKQLNKLIPVIKVTRHDPESIVSRGLMMVKVSADNSNRTQVVESAKLFRAHVVDVGPESVIIECTGTPSKLQALLDVLEPFGIRELVEASPTAISRGPRAMYPANL, from the coding sequence ATGAGCACGAACAAGGTACAGGTCCACACCCTGTCCGTCCTGTGTGAGGACGTCGACGGCATCATCTCGCGAATCTCCGGCATGTTCACCCGCCGCGCGTTCAGCATCATCTCGATCAGCTCTGGCCGCACGGAGGTTGAGGGCATCAACCGCATCACCATCATCGTCGAGGGCGAGGATCACGTGGTGGAGCAGATCACGAAGCAGCTGAACAAGCTGATCCCCGTTATTAAGGTCACGCGCCACGACCCGGAGTCAATCGTCTCCCGCGGCCTGATGATGGTGAAGGTTTCTGCTGACAACTCGAACCGCACGCAGGTGGTGGAGTCCGCGAAGCTGTTCCGCGCGCACGTCGTGGATGTTGGGCCGGAGTCGGTGATCATCGAGTGCACCGGCACGCCGTCGAAGCTGCAGGCTCTGCTGGACGTTCTGGAGCCGTTCGGTATTCGCGAGCTTGTCGAGGCGTCGCCGACTGCGATCAGTCGCGGTCCTCGCGCCATGTACCCGGCGAATCTCTAG
- a CDS encoding acetolactate synthase large subunit: protein MTHTSRSQPSPATLANNTRGKRPERINGAQAVVRSLEELGTDVVFGLPGGAVLPLYEALYDSEKLNHILVRHEQGAGHAATGYAQATGRVGVCIATSGPGATNLVTPIADANMDSVPLVAITGQVGKGLLGTDAFQEADIRGVTMPITKHNFMVTRPEDIPGAIAEAFHVASTGRPGAVLVDIPKDVQNAELEFNWPPKYELPGYRPVTSPHPRQVEEAVRMISAAKRPTLYVGGGVIKAEAHAELLEFAEANDIPVVTTLMALGSFPASHPLYMGMPGMHGSVPAVAALQRSDLLITIGARFDDRVTGHVDSFAPDAKVIHADIDPAEIGKIREANVPIVGDAREVLAALHQAMRNLDLKKPATAGWLNYLNKLKQDFPRGYDEQPNGKLAPQFVIETLSKTVGPDAIYVAGVGQHQMWAAQFVDYENPRTWLNSGGLGTMGYSVPAAMGAKAGKPDTSVWAIDGDGCFQMTNQELVTCAVEKLPIKVALINNGNLGMVRQWQTLFYDQRYSHTNLKPGETYLPDFLMLAESMGCAAFRVTKPEDVEPTIRKAEAINDRPVVIDFIVGEDAQVWPMVAAGTSNEEIQYARNLRPLFDEESSAAESPAEIHEVTQEGEED from the coding sequence GTGACACACACATCACGCTCGCAACCCAGCCCCGCCACCTTGGCGAATAACACCCGCGGCAAGCGGCCAGAGCGAATTAACGGCGCACAGGCCGTAGTCCGCTCCCTAGAAGAGCTAGGAACCGATGTCGTATTCGGCCTGCCCGGAGGTGCTGTGCTGCCGCTCTACGAGGCGCTGTACGACTCCGAGAAGCTGAACCACATCCTTGTCCGCCACGAGCAGGGCGCCGGCCACGCCGCCACCGGCTACGCCCAGGCCACCGGCCGCGTGGGTGTGTGCATCGCAACTTCCGGCCCGGGTGCGACGAACCTGGTCACCCCTATCGCCGACGCCAACATGGACTCGGTGCCCTTGGTCGCTATTACGGGCCAGGTTGGAAAGGGGCTTTTGGGTACTGACGCCTTCCAGGAGGCGGACATTCGCGGCGTCACCATGCCGATCACCAAGCACAACTTCATGGTGACCCGCCCCGAGGACATCCCCGGCGCCATCGCCGAGGCTTTCCACGTGGCCTCCACCGGTCGCCCCGGCGCGGTGCTGGTGGACATCCCGAAGGACGTGCAGAACGCAGAGCTGGAATTCAACTGGCCGCCGAAGTACGAGCTGCCCGGCTACCGTCCGGTCACCAGTCCGCACCCGCGCCAGGTGGAGGAAGCCGTGCGCATGATCAGTGCAGCGAAGCGCCCGACGCTGTACGTCGGTGGTGGCGTGATCAAGGCGGAAGCACACGCAGAACTGCTGGAATTTGCAGAGGCTAACGACATCCCAGTTGTCACCACTCTCATGGCGCTGGGCAGCTTCCCGGCCTCCCACCCGCTGTACATGGGCATGCCTGGCATGCACGGAAGTGTCCCGGCAGTTGCTGCCCTGCAGCGCTCCGACCTGCTGATCACCATCGGCGCCCGCTTTGACGACCGCGTTACCGGCCACGTGGATAGTTTCGCGCCTGACGCGAAGGTCATCCACGCTGACATCGACCCGGCGGAAATCGGCAAGATCCGCGAAGCCAACGTGCCTATCGTCGGCGACGCCCGCGAGGTACTGGCCGCACTCCACCAGGCGATGCGGAACCTGGATCTGAAGAAGCCCGCCACCGCCGGCTGGCTGAACTATCTGAACAAGCTGAAGCAAGACTTCCCCCGCGGCTACGACGAGCAGCCTAACGGCAAGCTCGCCCCGCAGTTCGTCATTGAGACCCTGTCCAAGACCGTCGGCCCGGACGCCATCTACGTCGCCGGCGTGGGGCAGCACCAGATGTGGGCGGCACAGTTCGTGGACTACGAAAACCCGCGCACGTGGCTGAACTCTGGCGGCCTCGGCACGATGGGCTACTCGGTGCCCGCCGCCATGGGTGCGAAAGCTGGCAAGCCGGACACCTCCGTCTGGGCCATCGACGGCGACGGCTGCTTCCAAATGACCAACCAGGAGCTCGTTACCTGCGCGGTGGAGAAGCTGCCGATCAAGGTTGCCCTCATCAACAACGGGAACCTTGGCATGGTCCGCCAGTGGCAGACGCTGTTCTACGACCAGCGATACTCGCACACCAACCTGAAGCCGGGAGAAACCTACCTGCCGGACTTCCTGATGTTGGCTGAGTCCATGGGCTGCGCGGCGTTCCGCGTCACCAAGCCAGAGGATGTAGAGCCGACCATCCGCAAGGCGGAAGCGATCAACGACCGGCCCGTCGTCATCGACTTCATTGTCGGCGAGGATGCGCAGGTGTGGCCGATGGTTGCCGCCGGCACGTCCAATGAGGAAATCCAGTACGCACGCAACCTGCGGCCGCTGTTCGACGAGGAATCCTCGGCGGCAGAATCGCCCGCGGAGATCCACGAGGTCACCCAGGAAGGTGAAGAAGACTAA